The genomic window TATGTACTGCTGTTACACACAGACTGATTTCAATGGGCCTGTCCGCCTGGATTCACATTGTCTGATAACACTGGAGCGATGCTAATTGGGGCACAGATTGTTTAATCACGCTAGGTTCTTCCACCAGGGATTTAACACTGACTCATCTCACTGGGCCAAACGTctagggttacacactgtctgatctcactgggtcctcccttcccgggttgcacactgtctgatctcattgggtTCATCCTTCCTgggtttcacactgtctgatctcactcggTGCATTcaccccgggttacacattgtctgaTTTCACTGGGACCATCTTTCCCGGATTACACGCTATCTGATCTGACTGGGTCCCTCCTCCCCAGGATACacactgtctgtgtgtttgttttgaagtttttaaaaaaactttctgtCGAAGTCCAGTTGCTTGAGACTTCTGCATTTTCACTCACAGATGAAATGTACCAATGTATTAAAACTGCCAAATAACCTTCTTATCTCCCACCATCAGATCATCCTCTCTGTAATAATCCGATTCAGTTCATTTTCGATGGTTTGCAACCCAGATCGCCCTTTACATTCTGACCGGGTTCTGTTAAATCCCCAATGTTTTTAtcttggaccatcccctgtattgtgACCTATTTCAGTCCATTCTCCTGCATTTTCTAATCTCAGACCAGCGCTTATATTGCGTCCCAGTTCAGGCCATTCCCTGGGTTTTAGAGAAACGTAGAAACAGAAATATTtacaaaacagaaggaggccattcaacctgttgTATCTGTATTGGTCAGAAAAGAGCAATGCAGTCTCATCAAAActcccagctcttggtccatagccctgttagTTAGAGCAGCGGAAATGTGTATCCAGATTATTTTTTTaatatgaggttttctgcctcagaCGCTGACTCAACAACAACCTGAACACGGATGGCCTGTTCATATTTCACCAAAACCAGTCATCTCCAGCCCATCACAGCCTTGGCCAGACCAcaaacaaaagaactgaattccagaggtgagattacAGCGACTGTCCTTGATCTCAAGGCAACATCAGACTGAGTGCAGCATCAAGTATCGAcagtaaaattaaagtcaatgtgGTTCGGGTTAAATTCTACACTGCCTAGAGTcagacctggcacaaaggaagatatttATTGCTGTTGGATGCCTGTTATTTTATACCTAGTGCATCAGTGTATGAGTTCCTCAGAGATCTGTACTAAACCCGATCATCTCCAGCTGTtccgtcaatgaccttccctccatcataaggtcagagtggagatgttcgctgatgattgcagtctgTGATTGCAGGAagtaaaacctggacaacatttaggcttcggctgaaaagtggaaagtaacatttgtgtcacaaaagtgccaggcaatggccatcttcaaAGTGAGAAACTAACCATCGGCTCTTGAAATTCAATGAAATTACCGAAAATAttaagggatgaagaatttcagttacttGGATATGTTGGAGAAGCTGTCCCTGTTCTCCTTGAAGAAAAGAATATTAAGAGGGGATATGATCGAGATGtgtaaaatcatgaggggccttgcAGAGTCattaggagaaactgttcccattggccaaagaatccagaaccagaagacactgatttagagtgattggcaaaagaaccagaagcaacatgaggcaaaacgtttttacacagagagtggttcgGAACTGGAATGCTCTGCttgagaatgttgtggaggaagacTAAATCGAGGCCTTAAACAGGGAATATCTGAAGGTAAAAAGTTAAAGGACTTTAGGAAAAGGCTGGGGATTGAGAAGGTGAGAtgctctcgcagagagctggcacagacacaactggccaaatggcctccttctatgctgtaactattATATAATACCATTaaagaatcccccaccatcaaatcCTTGGGGACGCCATTGACCACAAACATAACTGGAACTACGAGCAGAATACTGTGATTACAAGATCAGGTCATAGGCCAGGTATTCTGTGGCAGGTGATTCACCTGTTGACTCCTTAATGCTTTTCCAGCACCGACAAGGCAGAAGTTAGCAATGTGATGGGATACTggctacttgcctggatgactgcagcttctatcacactcaagaagctcgaaactatCCAGGAAAAGGCAGccgtttgattgacaccccatgcacaactttaaacacacattatctccaccaccggcacactggGACTTCAGTATGTACCATCGGCATGATCagggcagcaactcaacaaggttccttcaacagcaagtTTCAACCCCGCTACCTCTAACGTCGAGAAGTGCAAATCCGACAGGTGCATGGGAATAACATGActtcaagtttccttccaagccacacacctttcatgcactgtcgttgggtcaacatattggagctcccttcctaacagcactgcagacgTACCATCACAACATGGACAGCAGccattcaagaagatggctcaccaccacctcctcatggACAATTAGGAATGATCAACAAAAGCTGGGGTTTccggacacccacatcccgtgaataaataaaaaaatctctCACCGATTTATAACGGCAGGGTCTGGTCACTGCTGTACTTATATCTCAGCATCCTTTGGTACTGATTTCTAGTGATACACTATTTACCTGGACACTGGTGTTCTGCTACTGAATTGCTAGATAAATCTGTTTCCATGTGTTAATGCCGATTAGGCTTCTGTCTGCCCAAATGCTACTTTCATCTCTGATTTGTGGCCGAAAATTTGTTTAGTGCATGACGTAGGGTGTGGATTCTTCTTTCTCATTTGCAACAAATTCTCTCACGCAGATGTTTGCCGATAATTTAAACAATTTTAAATACATCATTTTGATCCGATGGGTTAAATGCAACAGAGATCGTGAACGGAGTCAGATATTATTCATCCCACCACCCACACAGGGATGTAACCAACCCACCCGACCGCAacctccccgcccccccaacccccgctctaaTACCAGACAATTCCTTAATCAGGTATTAAAGGAGGGAATGCAGGATGTTTCTGATTTCTCAGCGTTTATAAATCAGGATACCAAAATTCAGCTTTCTTACAAAGGATTTCCCCAACTAAGGATGATACTTGGATTCACAGCACAAGCTATTCCATGCGCCTGACGCTGTGCTTGGGTTTAGGAATGAAAATATAACGAGCATTGCTCTATCTGAACTTAAATAAAGTGCAGCTAACTGAGTTGTCAGGGTTCTCTTTTTTTGATTTATTAAAGTAGGGACAGGTGCCACAGACTATCCCATTACAAACTGTCAGGATAAATTTGCGAATTTCTGTAATAACGTTAAGTATTAGAATTCTCATTCTCTTCTTCTACACTGAAGTTTATGTCCTGATAGGAATATTCCATTTCTAATTTCACATTTTGTACATAGTTATGATTGAACTCCTTGTCACAGTGATGAATTTGAGAAAAGGATCTTTGTCTAACTCCTCATCAGATTAAAACCGACATTTATCTGAAGGAATCTTATGTTCTAAAGACATAAAGTGCAATTTCGTATAATTTCTTCAAAACTGGAATTGAGAATTCCAGGAATATCTGTAAACTATGCGGAATTATGGGATGGAATGCGAAATCTGGCACTGGAGAGAGAGATAATAACATACTAATAGCAGTCTATCGACAAGTGGCAACCTGTGAAGTAAGGATGGCTTTTGAAACGCTGGATCGTCCTGTCAACAgactattttatttatttttaattagcATCTCAACGGGAATGCGGGTACCTTAGAAAACGATGAAAATCATGCATATTGGTAACACTTTAAAATCATTGATATGTTCTGAGTGGGATTACATACATACAAAAAGGAACATACGAATTtgaaacagaagtaggccatttggcccctctcgcctgcaccgccattcaataaaatcatgattGATCTGTTTGTATCTCAAATTCCACAATCCCATTTACTCCTGATAACCgttgattcccttgcttaacaaaaaGATATCTAacaccgccttaaaaatattcaatgaacccaactccaccactttctgagacaGAGATTCCAAAGCTGCACAACCTTCTAAGagagaaaacaatctcctcatctctgtcctaaaagggcatcccctaattttacaacagtgtcccctagttctgcattcacccacaagaggaaacatccattccacattcaccttgtcaagatcgttcaggatcttattTCAATCAAACCTACCctctctcttctaaactccagtgaaaacaagcccagtctgtcataAGACAACCTACTCACATCAGgtgtcaatccagtaaacctcctctgacccccctccaatgcatttacatccttccttgaggaaggagaccaaaactgcacacagtattcgagatgtggtctcaccaatgccctgtataactgaagcataatatccttacttttattttcatttcctctcataataaaggatagcattccattagccttctttattactggcTATATCTGTATACTGACGTAGTGTGACTTGTGCTCTTGAACTCCGAGATCCCTCTACActacagaattctgcagtcattctgtttaagtaatacattgcgtttttattcttactgccaaagtgaacaactccaTGTTTTACCAAATTATACTCCAGCtatcagatttttgcccactcactcaacctgtctatatcgatCTGTCACCTCCTTATGTCCGCTTCACAACATACTtttttacctatctttgtgtcatctgcaaaattagctACCAAGACATcgccccctcatctaagtcattgatataaattgtaaaaagttgaggtcccagcacagacccctgtggcactCCAATTGTCACATCCTGCgagtcagaaaaggacccatttatgcctactctccttTTTCGATGAACCAGCCAAttgtctatccatgctaatgtgttgcTCTCCTACGCcataagctcctactttgcacaataacattttgtgtggcatcttgtcaaatgccttctggaagtccaagtacagtacgtcaacggactcccctttatccacagtgcatgttactccttcaaagaacttcaataaattagttaaacatgatttccctttcacaaaaccatactgactagtcccaattaccttgagtttttttcAATCCTTAATGCTTGAATCTAAAACatcccccacgacagatgtcaagctaactagcttatagttacctgttttctgccgccTTGCagtgccacccctccccccaccccacccccaccccacacacacttgcAATAATCGCACCAAACTTTGTGGAATGTTACCAATATCGACGATCTTAGTAGCTTTGATTACCTCCGCACCAAATTATTGATGAAATAAACTGACGCTCCCGATCCCAGTATCTCGAATATAGGGCTACTTCCTCAGTTACCCACATATTCAATGTCAATGCTGAAACCCGTCATTATCTTTGAGACGCAAATTTGAAATGTGCCGCATTTACAGGAATGTCATGTTTACTCAATGAACGAAGGGTGAAGAATGAATGTTGTGAAGGTATCAAACGTGTGCTACAAAATCGAAGAACAGTGCACAcagggattagtatagacaggcattatggtcggcatggatgcggtgggcgaaagggcatgtttctatgctgtacgactctatactCTAGAAGAGCTAATCTATTTTCACATTACCGAAAAGAAGGACGTTGTACAATGGGAAATGAATTAAAATTGTGATTCAGGTGTGAACAATCTGTCTTTAATTTTATCCACAGTTTCTAACTAATCTAAGAACTAGAGTCCAGAgagatttcaacacattcttcagctcttctctgaatttcctctgagtCGCTACATAAATACATGGGTTTTGAATACAACTCAAATACTTAAGGCAAGTTCCAGTTTCAGTGGTGATATATCCACGGTAATTGTTGGTGTCGGTCAGTCTGGTCGACACGAAACTCACGGCAGCTGTCAACCACAATAGTATAAAGCAGCCCgatacagtgaacaataaaataatggatttccatcggttctccatttctgaatcactgcgaTTCTCACTTCTGCTACCCCGGAGTTTCCTGCGGGTTCTATTGGCCTCTAAAATACGTccaatggttgaacaattaaatgagacaattaaagtaaaaggcAGCCAAACGAGCCAGGCGCTGTGAAACCAGACCCACGCTGTACCGAGTGGGGAAGAAAAAAAGTCCACTCTTGCCCGACAGCcccactgcaccttgttaattatttgCTGAGGTTCGTATGCAAATAAAAAGCAAATGTTCTTGAAAAAACTCAAAAAAGACAACGTTGTTATAACCACACCTGCAGTTCTTGCTGTGCAGTATCTTGTTTTAAACTTCTGGAAACAGACAGCAACaaaacggtcaaatgtgaaggagactgtgaacCAAACCGACAAATCAAAGGTGACAGTAGTCATGTAAAGAATAACCCTACACAGGGGAGTGTAGGAGAGGAATGAAAGTGGAAATTGATAGCTGAAAATACGATACACTATTACGTTGATGATCAGAACCAGGAGAtcagctgttgccatggccaccatataaacagaaatacatttggaaaggccGCAGTTTCTTCGGAAGAGAATCATAATTGTCACCAAGTTCACTGTAAGAAAGAGAGACGAGATAAATAATGTTTTAGTGACTGATTGAAATATATATGGTGATATCTCTTGGCAGAATTTTACTCCATTCAGTGTGATTATTAAAGCAAACAGTATGACAATAAGATTAGGCGTGGAGTGCTTGATTGGAAAACCTGTGCATATCAATGAGCTGCTGTAGCGCTCGCTCTGCACGAGTGATACTATTTTCTGATTCTTTGAGTAGGACTTTCAAAGAATATTTATAGCATCAGCAATACTATTGGATGAAGGGAAATAGAGCAAGTGTAGGCACCCAATTCACGGGTTTGTTCCAGTGACTACCGACTGTATAGTGCTGACATCGGGTAAACACATTATCTTGCTTAATATGTCGTATGGGcagggagacagaaaacacagattttgaaaaaaaaaacaggttgcaaTGGCTCACCAAGGACACCCACAGCTGCGAGAATCGGGTAGTAAATATCTTTTATCAGCAGAATAGCTGGTTGCCTCATTTTCTGTGAGAATCGATTAATTCTGTAGGAGTTGAAAGACTGACTGGTGAGCTTATGAAAAGGAACCTATATTTATACTCACAATAATCCCCCAAGGAGTCAATTAGCTTTCATTCTAATTAGCATTAGTTATCGGCATTGATTTTTTTCTGACTATTCAGAATTAGGTTAAAAGTTAACACTGATATTAAACAGTTTTTAAAGAAACAGAATTAAAGCATTCTTTACAAGTGGAACGAATGTGGATCTTATTCCCACAGGTCCAGCCAACACAGCTGTCTTTGCATGAATTGTCCTGACCTTGACTCTATGCTAGTGATTCAACAGCTGCAGATCAGGCAGCAAAAGAAATCCCTCAATTTTTGTGTTGAAAACAGTCCTGCAGCATTACAGGTGAGTGTAATTTTCTGGGATTAGTGGGACCAGTACATGTACACAGAGGTATGCATGCTTATCCTTGGTAGAGTTTCACCACATTCGCACCAGAGATGGTCCTATTCCTCCAGTGCTACTGCTACTCCGCAATTATGCTAGAGGTGATCAGGCCTTCCTATAAGAGTGATATGCTGATGGTTACTCGAAAAGTGGCCAGGTTCCTCTGATATTAATGGTACTTATGACCACAGTACATTTGTCCATCTTCCTCTATATTGGTCGCACCTACACGTACAGGAGATTTAATCATTCTGCTCCAATGCTGGTGGGTCCCTACAGTTACACTAAATATAACAACCCTTTTCTAATACTCGTAATTCCCTATATTTAATTTAGAGTTGGCCTCTGGTGGTAAACCTACACTTACACGAGATAAAACAATACCTGCCTGGTACTCGTGATCACCTATACTTGCAATGGAGGTAATGGAGCTCCCCCGCTACTCGTGGTTCCCTACTACACTAAAGAACACAAGAAGTCGGAGCAGGAGGATCCAATACCTTTtcaacctgctccaccaatcaatttgatcatggctgatcttctgcctcagctccacttttctgcctgctccctGCATCCTTTGATTCCTTGAAATTACAAACATGTGTccatttcagccttaaatatattaattcaatggtggagcatccacaatcatctggattagagaattccaatgattcacaattctctgggtgaagaaatttctccgcatcacagtcctaacccgaaccctaaatcctactgcctgagactgtgctcctgatgttctagattccccaagcaGGAAAACAATTCCCAGTGTCTACGCTCTCAAGCCCGTatagaatcttatttgtttcaagtGATTGCCTCCCATTCTTCCAAACCACAGAGAGCACAGTCTAGCAGTTACGGTGATACATTACAAGGCTATAACTGTAAGCACTGTAAGTTAATACAATACATCTGTTGTCTGTAAGTCACTGCTTAAAATATCAGACTGTGGTTCTCTGTCCAACTCCATTCATTGCCactgagtcatttacggcacagaaggaggtcattcagcccatcgagtccatgccagctctccacagagctatgctgtcagtcccactccctggctcgatccccgtagccctgcaagtctatttctctcaggtgaccatccaacttcctcttgaagtcattgatcgtctccacttccaccatccttgtgggcagtgagtttcaggtcattaccacctgctgtgtaaaaaagtgtttcctcatattcccccggcatcgtttgcacaaaactttcaatctgtgtccccaagtccttgtaacatttgttgatgggaacagattttccttgtttaacttatctaagggTGTCATAATCCTATACACTTCCATTAAATCCCCCCTCTATCACCTTTGTTCGAAAGAAAactaacccagcttttccaacttaaccttgtaactaaattctctatccctggtaccattctggtaaatctcctctgcaccctctcaacgaccctcacatccttcctgaagtgaggtgaccagaactggacacaactctccagttggggcctaaccagagctttataaagtttcaccataacttccctgcttttgtatcctaagATCCCACATACtttacgaaccactctctcaatatgccctgccacattcaaagatctatgcacaatcTTTGACTCAGAATGGTAAACAGATGTATGTGTATTTTTACTCAGGTTCTGAAAGAGCAGAGAGAAACTGGTGGAgtcgcacacacagatacacacacagcaacagacacagatacacacacacagaaacacacaaacaaagaaacacacacacacagaaacacacacacacagaaagtgaCTGAGGGACAAAGAGCGACAGAAGTatttttcaatttccaaaaggaaataaacaattgattttgcgtcaatgagtatttgcagaagacatttccaaactaataccaccttttgtgtggagaagtgtttcctaactacactcctgaaatgtctgcctctTATTTTTAGGCTAAATATTTTCAGACTGAAATAGTTTTATCCAAGCTCCCCCATCAATTCcctttaatatctcaacaactttgatcaaatcagccctgatccacctaaattctagagaatacatccCTGGCTTGTGTAATATCGCCTCGtaattaacccttggagtccagttatcattctggtaaatctacactgcaatcaaatggacatggaccccccaagtctcattgcacctccagtatttctagtttttcaccatttataaaatattctgttctgttctttttcgctgacattgaaatccatccaccacagtCTTGCTCATTCATTTAAGACATTAATAGCTCTTAGTAaatttatgcttccagctacactgcttacaatgctgcctatttctgtCTCAATGGCAAACTTGGGCATGTGACATTCCACCCCATCATCTTCAATCGttcataaatacagaaaaactgAGACGCACACGGGCTTTGTACcagcagacgggagtgaatcattccatcctagaggtttttaattccagatttatgtttttttgaaGGAAAAAACATAATACAAATTCCCaactgggatttgaactcctgcttttttcaatcatcagctcaggccttcaaattaaaaccattaaaagaGATTCACTTTGCTACTTCTATTGTCtggctgtctcaggttttgtatattgttcccttcatgtggcgaattgtaaataccttcaattctgtgtatttgcAAGGGGCACAAATCAATTTCTCACCTTATCTCATCAACCAGAACCTGaaagtccattcaaacacccctatttcctgtctctgtaaagatagctcacatttccacaatgcaggaatttctgaatggaaacagcttttgacacattaccCAACACGTTTCAGGATGAGGAGCTAGTTGCAACTCACAGATTCCCAGCCCCAAATTGTGCTTTATGGTAGAAAAGGTAACATagatgaaatcccaggtctctctgtcttggcacccattctaacattgcaccatttagtttatttcACTCAgcgttccttccaaaatgcataatttcacatttctcagcattgaatttaacctgccatgtgtctgtccaatgataggctggatagtaagctgtcaagaggacataaagagtctacaaagagatttcgataggttaagtgagtgagcaaaaaattggcagatggagtataatgtggtaaaatgtgagcttgtccactttagcaggaagaataaaaagcagtatattatttaaatggagagagactgcagaactgtacagtgcagagggatctgggtgtcctggtgcattaaTGACAAAATGTTACTACgcacgagtgattaggaaggcaaatggaatgttgttgtttattgcaaggggaatagaatataaaagtagggaatgttgctgcagctgcacaggaccttagttagaccacatttgCAGGATTCTGGACtactttggtctccttacttaagaaattctataattgcattagaagtaattcatagaaggttcactaggctgattcctggatgaaggagttgtcttatgaggaaggtttgaacaggttgggcttatacccactggagtttagaagaatgagaggtgatcttattgaaacatctcaggttcTGAGGGAACTGGACAGGGATGATTCTgacaggatgtttccacttgttggggagactagaactagggaacacagtttaaaaattagggacatcccatttaaaactgagatgaggagaaatgtttttctctcagagggtggttagtctgtggaattctcttccccagagagcagtggaggctggatcattgaatatattcaaggctgagttagatagatttttgatcaattaaggagtcaagggttatggggggcagacaggaaagtggagttgagatcacaatCAGTCCagccattgaatggcggagcaggctcgaggggccgaatggcctactcctgctccgaatttttttgttcttgtgtgttccatttcaccagactgcctctatcctcctgaagtctgctcctactcccttccctgtttattacattgcagatgtgacagacattggcaaacattgaagttatgccctgtaaatccaagtccaagtcattagtatatatcaaaaagagcagtggtcctatataaacctccactgtatacctccctccagtctgaaacaaccattgtccactctctcagccaatattGTACCCACTCAGCCACTGCTCCTTTCACCCATGAAGCactaatattgctaactggtctattatgaggcaccattaagtcctccccattaaGACCCTGGTCCCAGAGCTCTCTGTTtctactctcccatcaacattccccagacaggtacagcatggattagatgtagagtaatgctccttctacactgtcccatccaatacTCTCAGGGCAgggacatcatggggtggatacagaaagaatctcactctacactttccgaaacagacacagtgagagacagaaacagagaaacagagagacatagactgacagggtgactgagagtgaaagatggatatttaacatcggatattggaagaggaggatgcaatttaaccccacaaccctgttccggcattcaatggagtgtttgatgggctacattaatcggccgtgtacagtcctgtatcaggctgtgaagaagcagagcatgttcagtacacaacgggtcaaagggaatgattcacacctgtctgctactgggaagaaagacagaccttgacatcaaggcagcgtttgactgagtgtggcatcgaggagcctgagtaaaattgaagtcagtgggaatcaagggAGAAACGCttttggttggaatcataccaagcactaaggaagatggttgtggttgttggaggtcaatcgtctcagtcccaggccatcactgcaggcgttcctcagggtagtgtcctcagcccaaccatcttcagctgagatcccagcaggaaatgctggatatactgagcagggcaagtagcatctgtggagagagaaacagagttagtgattcagctcaatggtttccagatttccagcctcCACAGTGTTTTGCctctgataatgaagcaatccagagccacatgcaccaatacccggacaacattcaggcttgggcctaccagtggcaattaacattcacatcacccaagtgccaggcaatgaccatctgcaatacgagagaatccaaccacctccccatggcattcaaagcattatcccatcgctgaatccaccagcatcaacatcctggggaaacattgacatcaaacttagctGAACGAAACATCAATAGTTTTTTTAccatctctctgagacagagagacacagataaagaatgtgagtggaCCTTgagagaacctcagtaaattgttccaaccgttGATaacgatagaaatcaaggattatattcgagcaaaggaagagacatataacgttagcccctttataactgtatcctttaatttagattgtctctcctccttcttcctacctgtggaggtggatgatgtgggcatggttcttaatgaatactttgtatctgtcttcataaaagagggggaatgatgccgacattgtagttaatgaggaggagcgtgaaatattggatgggataaacagagtgagagggaaatattaaggtgtttggcaattttgaaagtgaataaatggtcaggcctggatgcattggaatcagttcagagaaggttcactgggctcattcctgggatgaaggggttgtcctatgaggaatggttgaccaggttgggcctgtacacattggagtttagaagaatgagagatgatcttattgaaacatacaag from Heterodontus francisci isolate sHetFra1 unplaced genomic scaffold, sHetFra1.hap1 HAP1_SCAFFOLD_506, whole genome shotgun sequence includes these protein-coding regions:
- the LOC137361312 gene encoding probable G-protein coupled receptor 139; amino-acid sequence: MFVISRNQRMQGAGRKVELRQKISHDQIDWWSRLKRINRFSQKMRQPAILLIKDIYYPILAAVGVLVNLVTIMILFRRNCGLSKCISVYMVAMATADLLVLIINVIVYRIFSYQFPLSFLSYTPLCRVILYMTTVTFDLSVWFTVSFTFDRFVAVCFQKFKTRYCTARTAGVVITTLSFLSFFKNICFLFAYEPQQIINKVQWGCRARVDFFSSPLGTAWVWFHSAWLVWLPFTLIVSFNCSTIGRILEANRTRRKLRGSRSENRSDSEMENRWKSIILLFTVSGCFILLWLTAAVSFVSTRLTDTNNYRGYITTETGTCLKYLSCIQNPCIYVATQRKFREELKNVLKSLWTLVLRLVRNCG